In a genomic window of Scyliorhinus torazame isolate Kashiwa2021f chromosome 5, sScyTor2.1, whole genome shotgun sequence:
- the LOC140422260 gene encoding uncharacterized protein: protein MEKPWKCGDCGKGYRAPSELEAHRRSHTGERPFICTQCGKGFSDSSHLLRHHQVHTVEKPFTCSQCGKGFNRSSTLQTHQRVHTGEKPFTCSRCGKGFRHSSTLQKHQQIHTGERPFTCSQCGKGFTQLSSLRIHQRVHTGERPFICSQCGKGFPQLSHLRVHRRVHTGGRPFSCSQCGKGFSDSSTLQTHQRVHTGERPFLCSVCGKGFTLSSILLTHHRVHTGERPFLCPECGKGFMHERNLRKHQRIHIMEMPFACSE, encoded by the coding sequence atggagaaaccttggaaatgtggggactgtgggaagggatacagggccccatcagagctggaagctcatcggcgcagtcacactggggagaggccattcatttgcactcagtgtgggaagggattcagtgattcatcccaccTGTTGAGGCACCATCAGGTTCACACTGTAGagaagccgttcacttgctctcagtgtgggaagggattcaatcgttcatccaccctgcagacacatcagcgggttcacactggagagaagccattcacctgctcaaggtgtgggaagggattcagacattcatccaccctgcagaaacatcagcaaattcacactggagagaggccattcacctgctctcagtgtgggaaaggattcactcaattatccagcctgcgaatacaccagcgagttcacactggggagaggccattcatctgctctcagtgtgggaagggattccctcagttatcccacctgcgggtacaccgccgagttcacactggggggaggccattctcctgctctcagtgtgggaagggattcagtgattcatccaccctccagacacaccagcgagttcacactggcgagCGGCCATTTctatgctcagtgtgtgggaaaggattcactctttcatccatcctgctgacacaccatagagttcacaccggggagagaccattcctctgtcctgaatgtgggaagggattcatgcatgaacgcaacctgcggaaacaccagcgaattcacatcaTGGAGATGCCATTCGCCTGCTCTGAGTAG